The following coding sequences lie in one Hypnocyclicus thermotrophus genomic window:
- a CDS encoding MIP/aquaporin family protein, protein MGIYFAEFIGTMILILLGNGVVANVVLGKTKGNNSGWIVITTGWGFAVAIAVYITGWISGAHINPAVTIGLASIGKFSWSLVPGYIIAQILGAFTGAVLVFFSYKQHYDESDDADGKLATFSTGPAIRNLFWNSISEIIGTAMLVIGILGIGQSQNNLGGMGAFMVGVLVWAIGLSLGGSTGYAINPARDLGPRIAHALLPIKGKRDSDWGYALIPVLAPIVGGVIGAYIFQFATLIWS, encoded by the coding sequence ATGGGAATTTATTTTGCTGAATTTATTGGTACAATGATTTTGATTCTTTTAGGAAATGGTGTAGTTGCGAATGTGGTTTTAGGTAAAACTAAAGGAAATAATTCTGGTTGGATAGTTATAACAACAGGTTGGGGATTTGCTGTTGCAATAGCAGTTTATATAACTGGTTGGATAAGTGGAGCGCATATAAATCCTGCAGTAACAATAGGACTAGCTAGTATTGGGAAATTTTCATGGTCTTTGGTACCAGGGTATATAATTGCTCAAATTTTAGGTGCTTTTACAGGTGCAGTGTTAGTATTTTTTAGTTATAAACAACATTATGATGAAAGTGACGATGCTGATGGTAAATTGGCTACATTTTCAACAGGACCGGCTATTAGAAATTTATTTTGGAACTCAATTAGCGAAATTATTGGAACTGCAATGTTAGTTATAGGGATATTAGGTATAGGACAATCTCAAAATAATCTTGGTGGAATGGGAGCTTTTATGGTAGGAGTATTAGTTTGGGCAATAGGACTTAGTCTTGGAGGATCTACTGGATATGCAATAAATCCAGCTAGAGATTTAGGACCAAGAATAGCACATGCTTTACTTCCAATTAAAGGCAAAAGAGATTCTGATTGGGGATATGCATTAATTCCAGTATTAGCCCCTATTGTTGGCGGGGTTATAGGTGCTTATATATTTCAATTTGCTACTTTAATCTGGAGTTAA
- the glpK gene encoding glycerol kinase GlpK — protein MEKKYVIALDAGTTSNRAIIFDKEENIVAVAQREFTQIYPKAGWVEHDPMEIWATQSSVLTEVMAKANIKSEEIAAIGITNQRETTIVWDKNTGEPVYNAIVWQCRRTAPICEQLKRDGHEEYIRKSTGLVVDAYFSGTKVKWILDNVEGAREKAEKGELLFGTVDTWLVWKLTQGEVHVTDYTNASRTLLFNIKELKWDEKILKMLDIPKKMLPEVKNSSEIYGYTNLGGVNDIKIPIAGMAGDQQAALFGQACFNKGEAKNTYGTGCFLLMNTGEKAVESKNGLLTTIAVGIDNKVEYALEGSIFIGGAVVQWLRDELKLINDAADTEYFAKKVKDTNGAYVVPAFVGLGSPYWDMYARGTIVGLTRGVNRNHIIRAALESIGYQSRDLIEAMQEDSGIELKALKVDGGAVKNNFLMQFQSDILGTVVLRPEVTETTALGAAYLAGLAVGFWKDKEEISNSWKLDKKFLPEFDNDKKEKLYKGWKKAVSRALSWEEE, from the coding sequence ATGGAAAAAAAATATGTAATAGCACTTGATGCAGGTACTACAAGTAATAGAGCAATAATATTTGATAAAGAAGAAAATATCGTAGCAGTAGCGCAAAGAGAATTTACTCAAATATATCCTAAAGCTGGTTGGGTAGAACATGATCCAATGGAAATATGGGCAACTCAAAGTTCTGTACTTACAGAAGTAATGGCAAAAGCTAATATAAAAAGTGAAGAAATTGCAGCAATAGGAATAACAAATCAAAGAGAAACAACAATTGTTTGGGATAAAAATACAGGAGAACCGGTATATAATGCTATAGTATGGCAATGTAGAAGAACAGCGCCTATATGTGAACAGCTAAAAAGAGACGGACACGAAGAATATATAAGAAAATCTACAGGGCTTGTAGTTGATGCATATTTTTCAGGAACAAAAGTTAAATGGATATTGGATAATGTAGAAGGAGCAAGAGAAAAAGCTGAAAAAGGTGAATTATTATTTGGTACAGTAGATACATGGCTTGTATGGAAATTGACTCAAGGAGAAGTACATGTAACTGATTATACAAATGCTTCAAGAACATTATTATTTAATATAAAAGAACTTAAATGGGATGAAAAAATATTGAAAATGCTAGATATCCCAAAAAAAATGTTACCAGAAGTAAAAAATTCTAGTGAAATATATGGATATACAAATCTTGGAGGAGTAAATGATATAAAAATACCAATTGCAGGAATGGCAGGAGATCAACAAGCAGCACTTTTTGGACAAGCATGTTTTAATAAAGGAGAAGCAAAAAATACATATGGTACAGGTTGTTTTTTATTAATGAATACAGGCGAAAAAGCTGTTGAATCAAAGAATGGACTTCTTACAACAATAGCAGTAGGTATTGATAATAAAGTAGAATATGCTTTAGAAGGAAGTATATTTATAGGTGGAGCTGTAGTACAATGGCTTAGAGATGAATTAAAATTAATAAATGATGCAGCAGATACAGAATATTTTGCTAAAAAAGTAAAAGATACTAATGGAGCATATGTAGTACCAGCATTTGTTGGATTAGGATCACCATATTGGGATATGTATGCTAGAGGAACAATAGTAGGATTAACAAGAGGAGTAAATAGAAATCATATAATAAGAGCTGCATTAGAATCAATAGGATATCAAAGTAGAGATCTTATAGAAGCAATGCAAGAAGATTCGGGAATAGAATTAAAAGCATTAAAAGTAGATGGTGGAGCAGTAAAAAATAATTTTTTAATGCAATTTCAATCAGATATACTAGGAACTGTAGTGCTTAGACCAGAAGTAACAGAAACTACAGCACTTGGAGCAGCATATCTTGCTGGATTAGCAGTAGGATTTTGGAAAGATAAAGAAGAAATAAGTAATAGTTGGAAATTAGATAAAAAGTTTTTACCAGAATTTGATAATGATAAAAAAGAAAAACTTTATAAAGGATGGAAAAAAGCTGTATCAAGAGCACTTTCATGGGAAGAAGAATAA
- a CDS encoding NAD(P)/FAD-dependent oxidoreductase — MYDVVIIGAGVSGASIARELAKYKLKIAVLEKENDVADGTTKANSAIIHAGYDAKEGTLMAKYNALGNQMYDKIAEELDIPFKRIGSLVLAFSDKEKEHLKMLYERGLKNGIPDMKILNFSEIKEMEPNINKKVVAALYAKTAGIIGPWELTIGMLENAVDNGVELYLNNEVINIEKTDNEFKITTKEKDFKTKVVINCAGVYADQIHNLIAKPSYKITPRRGQYFVMDKMEGEKVNRVIFQCPTEVGKGVLVTPTVHGNLLLGPDSQEVNNKEDTSTTTEQLAFVREKALKSIENLNLREVIRSFAGLRAEADRGDFIIEEANDIKGFIDVGGIKSPGLSAAPAFAVDVAKMVVEILNRNGKIEENKKFNPIRKKQIRFMELSNEEKSEIIKKDSKYGRVICRCETITEGEIVDIIHRSVGARTVDGVKKRCRPGMGRCQGGFCGPRIQEILARELNLTLEEIVLDKKNSYILTEETKK; from the coding sequence ATGTATGATGTAGTAATAATTGGAGCTGGTGTATCAGGTGCTTCTATAGCAAGAGAATTAGCAAAATATAAATTAAAAATTGCAGTTTTAGAAAAAGAAAATGATGTAGCAGATGGGACCACTAAAGCTAACTCTGCAATAATTCATGCTGGATATGATGCTAAAGAGGGGACACTTATGGCAAAATATAATGCACTTGGGAATCAAATGTATGACAAAATAGCAGAAGAATTAGATATACCTTTTAAAAGAATAGGCTCTTTAGTTTTAGCATTTTCTGATAAAGAAAAAGAGCATTTAAAAATGCTTTATGAAAGAGGATTAAAAAATGGTATTCCAGATATGAAAATACTTAATTTTTCTGAAATAAAAGAAATGGAACCAAATATAAATAAAAAAGTTGTAGCAGCGCTATATGCTAAAACTGCTGGAATAATAGGACCATGGGAACTAACTATTGGAATGTTAGAAAATGCAGTAGATAATGGAGTAGAACTTTATTTAAATAATGAAGTAATTAATATTGAAAAAACAGATAATGAATTTAAAATTACAACAAAAGAAAAAGATTTTAAAACAAAAGTAGTAATAAATTGTGCAGGAGTATATGCAGATCAAATACATAACTTAATAGCAAAACCAAGTTATAAAATAACACCTAGAAGAGGGCAATATTTTGTAATGGATAAAATGGAAGGTGAAAAAGTTAATAGAGTAATATTTCAATGTCCCACTGAAGTTGGGAAAGGAGTTTTAGTTACGCCTACTGTACATGGAAATTTACTTTTAGGACCTGATTCACAAGAAGTAAATAATAAAGAAGATACTTCAACAACTACAGAACAGCTTGCATTTGTTAGAGAAAAAGCTTTGAAATCAATAGAAAATCTTAATCTAAGAGAAGTTATTAGAAGTTTTGCTGGTTTAAGAGCTGAAGCGGATAGAGGAGATTTTATAATTGAAGAAGCTAATGATATAAAAGGATTTATTGATGTTGGAGGAATAAAATCTCCAGGACTTTCGGCAGCACCAGCATTTGCAGTAGATGTAGCTAAAATGGTAGTAGAGATTTTAAATAGAAATGGAAAAATTGAAGAAAATAAAAAGTTTAATCCAATAAGAAAAAAACAAATTAGATTTATGGAATTATCAAATGAAGAAAAATCAGAAATTATAAAAAAAGATTCGAAATATGGAAGAGTAATATGTAGATGTGAAACAATAACAGAAGGTGAAATAGTAGATATTATTCATCGTAGTGTAGGAGCTAGAACTGTAGATGGAGTAAAAAAGAGATGTAGACCTGGAATGGGGAGATGTCAAGGAGGGTTTTGTGGACCTAGAATACAAGAGATATTAGCAAGAGAATTAAACTTAACACTTGAAGAAATTGTATTGGATAAAAAAAATTCATATATATTAACAGAAGAAACTAAAAAATAA
- a CDS encoding NAD(P)/FAD-dependent oxidoreductase — protein MKYDIVVIGGGPAGLAAAIEAYKVGIKNILIIERDKELGGILQQCIHNGFGLHEFREELTGPEYAQRFITQLKKIGIDYKLDSMVLTVTQEKKIQMINTEDGFVEIEAKSIVLAMGCRERTRGAISIPGDRPAGIFTAGTAQRFINMEGYMVGKKVVILGSGDIGLIMARRMTLEGAEVKAVVELLPYSGGLNRNIVQCLDDYDIPLLLSHTVTNIKGKDRVEEVTIAKVDENRKPIKGTEQTFEVDTLLLSVGLIPENELSLRAGIDLDQRTSGPIVNEAMETSVKGIFACGNVVHVHDLVDFVTAESRRAGKNSAKYVLGELDESENYMRIKAEKGIRYTVPQKVRVKNIDKFLEVFFRVTDVYRNVKISIDAEGENLFSIKKEHLAPGEMEKINIPLAMLEKYRDKDISISVVEGDK, from the coding sequence ATGAAATATGATATAGTAGTAATAGGCGGAGGACCAGCAGGACTTGCAGCAGCTATAGAAGCATATAAAGTAGGAATAAAAAATATTTTAATAATAGAAAGAGATAAAGAATTAGGCGGGATATTACAGCAATGTATCCATAATGGATTTGGACTTCATGAATTTAGAGAAGAATTAACAGGGCCAGAATACGCGCAAAGGTTTATAACACAATTAAAAAAAATAGGGATAGATTATAAATTAGATAGTATGGTATTAACTGTAACTCAAGAAAAAAAAATACAAATGATAAATACAGAAGATGGATTTGTAGAAATAGAAGCAAAATCAATAGTATTAGCTATGGGATGTAGAGAAAGAACTAGGGGGGCTATTTCTATACCAGGAGATAGACCAGCAGGAATATTTACAGCTGGTACAGCGCAAAGATTTATAAATATGGAAGGATATATGGTAGGTAAAAAAGTAGTAATACTTGGTTCTGGAGATATAGGACTTATTATGGCAAGAAGAATGACTCTAGAAGGTGCAGAAGTAAAAGCTGTAGTAGAGCTATTACCTTATTCTGGAGGACTTAATAGAAATATAGTACAATGTCTTGATGATTATGATATACCTCTTTTACTTAGCCATACAGTAACAAATATAAAAGGAAAAGATAGAGTAGAGGAAGTAACTATTGCAAAAGTAGATGAAAATAGAAAGCCGATAAAAGGAACAGAACAAACTTTTGAAGTAGATACTCTTCTTTTATCAGTAGGACTTATTCCGGAAAATGAACTTAGTTTAAGAGCTGGAATAGATTTGGATCAAAGAACATCAGGTCCTATTGTAAATGAAGCGATGGAAACAAGTGTAAAAGGAATATTTGCTTGTGGAAACGTAGTACATGTACATGATCTAGTAGATTTTGTTACCGCTGAAAGTAGAAGAGCAGGTAAAAATTCTGCAAAATACGTACTTGGAGAATTAGATGAAAGTGAAAATTATATGAGAATAAAAGCAGAAAAAGGAATAAGATATACAGTACCCCAAAAAGTAAGAGTAAAAAATATAGATAAGTTTTTAGAAGTGTTTTTTAGGGTAACAGATGTATACAGAAATGTTAAAATATCAATTGATGCAGAAGGAGAAAATTTATTTTCAATAAAAAAAGAACATTTAGCACCTGGAGAAATGGAAAAAATAAATATACCATTAGCTATGCTAGAAAAATATAGAGATAAAGATATTAGTATATCTGTAGTGGAAGGTGATAAATAA
- a CDS encoding DUF1667 domain-containing protein produces MVKKLICIVCPKGCHLKVDTDNDYKVTGNQCQRGVDYGVKELTNPTRIITSTIKIKGGIHKRVPVKTDKAIPKDMNFKCMEIINTLEVESPVKMGQIVAENILDTGANIVITRDM; encoded by the coding sequence ATGGTAAAGAAATTAATATGTATAGTATGTCCAAAAGGATGTCATTTAAAAGTAGATACAGATAATGATTATAAAGTAACAGGTAATCAATGTCAGAGAGGAGTAGATTATGGAGTAAAAGAACTAACTAATCCTACAAGAATAATAACTTCAACAATAAAAATAAAAGGAGGAATACATAAGAGAGTACCTGTAAAAACAGATAAAGCTATTCCAAAAGATATGAATTTTAAATGTATGGAGATAATCAATACATTAGAAGTTGAATCACCTGTAAAAATGGGTCAAATTGTAGCAGAAAATATATTAGATACTGGAGCAAATATAGTAATAACAAGAGATATGTAA
- the rplS gene encoding 50S ribosomal protein L19 yields the protein MKEKLIELVEKDQLREMPEFKAGDTIAVHYRVKEGNKERIQIFEGVVIRVNGGGIAKNFTIRKVSSGIGVERIIPLNSPLIDKIEVKKIGKVRRARLYYLRGLSGKAARIKEIRR from the coding sequence ATGAAAGAAAAATTAATTGAGTTAGTAGAAAAAGACCAATTAAGAGAAATGCCAGAATTTAAAGCCGGAGATACTATTGCTGTACACTACAGAGTAAAAGAAGGAAACAAAGAAAGAATCCAAATTTTTGAAGGTGTAGTAATTAGAGTAAATGGTGGAGGAATAGCTAAAAACTTTACTATAAGAAAAGTATCATCAGGTATAGGAGTAGAAAGAATTATTCCTTTAAATTCACCATTAATTGATAAAATTGAAGTTAAGAAAATCGGAAAAGTTAGAAGAGCTAGACTTTACTACCTTAGAGGATTATCTGGAAAAGCAGCAAGAATCAAAGAAATTAGAAGATAA
- a CDS encoding manganese-dependent inorganic pyrophosphatase, with product MSILVFGHKNPDTDSICSAIAMAELQTKLGKDIKAVRLGNLNKETEYILNYFNIELPELIEKVKDEQEVILVDHNEKGQSVDNRDNSKILLIVDHHKIDLSTADPINLRFETVGCTSTIIAKLFKENNLVPSKEIAGLMLSAIISDTLLFKSPTCTDEDIKQAKYLAEIAEIDYEKYGMDMLIAGTSVDDKTAEEIYNMDMKPFSFGDQTATVAQVNTVNINDILKRKNELIKVMQEKIKNDKLSFALLMITDIVNKGTELLVVGDKTLANKTFGLDMSKDTVYLEGVVSRKKQIVPPLTNAAN from the coding sequence ATGTCAATATTAGTTTTCGGACATAAAAATCCAGATACAGATTCTATTTGTTCTGCGATAGCTATGGCAGAGTTACAAACAAAATTAGGAAAAGATATAAAAGCAGTTAGATTAGGAAATCTTAATAAAGAAACAGAGTATATCTTGAATTATTTTAATATTGAATTACCTGAATTAATTGAAAAAGTAAAAGATGAACAAGAGGTTATTTTAGTAGATCATAATGAAAAAGGGCAATCAGTAGATAATAGAGATAATAGTAAAATATTACTTATAGTAGACCATCATAAAATTGATTTATCAACAGCAGATCCTATTAATTTGAGATTTGAAACAGTCGGATGTACGTCTACTATTATCGCAAAATTATTTAAAGAAAATAATCTTGTACCAAGTAAAGAAATAGCGGGACTTATGCTAAGTGCTATAATTTCTGATACTCTTTTATTTAAATCACCTACTTGCACAGATGAAGATATAAAACAAGCAAAATATTTAGCAGAAATAGCAGAGATTGATTATGAAAAATATGGAATGGATATGTTGATAGCTGGTACGTCAGTAGATGACAAAACTGCTGAAGAAATATATAATATGGATATGAAGCCATTTAGCTTTGGAGATCAAACTGCCACAGTTGCTCAAGTAAATACAGTAAATATAAATGATATATTAAAAAGAAAAAATGAATTGATAAAAGTGATGCAAGAAAAAATAAAAAATGATAAACTTTCTTTTGCACTTCTTATGATAACTGATATAGTAAATAAGGGGACAGAACTTTTAGTAGTAGGTGATAAAACATTAGCAAATAAAACTTTTGGATTAGATATGTCTAAAGATACAGTTTATTTAGAAGGAGTAGTATCAAGAAAGAAACAGATTGTACCACCTCTTACAAATGCAGCTAATTAA
- a CDS encoding GNAT family N-acetyltransferase produces MIRKVKLSDAKQIVDIYNYYIKDTIITFEKDLIDKKEMEKRIKKILEDYFWIVYEENNKILGYAYVGKWRERTAYKFTVESSIYLDKNYTGKGIGEKLYRELIKTSKNKGLKAIMGVISIPNESSIKLHEKLGFYKAGYFKEVGIKFDKWIDVAYYQLNL; encoded by the coding sequence ATGATTAGAAAAGTAAAATTAAGTGATGCAAAACAGATAGTAGATATCTATAATTATTATATAAAAGATACTATAATTACTTTTGAAAAAGATTTAATTGATAAAAAAGAAATGGAAAAAAGGATAAAAAAAATTTTAGAAGATTATTTTTGGATAGTATATGAAGAAAATAATAAAATTTTAGGATATGCATACGTCGGAAAGTGGCGAGAAAGAACCGCATATAAATTTACAGTAGAGAGTTCTATATATTTAGATAAAAATTATACAGGAAAAGGGATAGGAGAAAAATTATATAGAGAGCTTATAAAAACAAGTAAAAATAAAGGGTTAAAAGCTATAATGGGTGTAATATCTATTCCTAATGAATCTAGTATAAAACTTCATGAAAAATTAGGTTTTTATAAAGCGGGATATTTTAAAGAAGTAGGGATAAAATTTGATAAATGGATAGATGTAGCTTATTATCAATTAAATTTATAA
- a CDS encoding PTS transporter subunit IIC, with product MKIKNLFKNFNNYLIKVLNGMALGLFASLIIGLIIKQIGTYLNLKNIIFYGQIAQYMMGPAIGAGVAYSVGAPPLGIFASIITGAIGAGSISHVNGSLIIKIGEPVGALIASLVGAELSKYVNNKTKLNIIVIPITTIILGGIAGSFVAPYIATFMKELGLFINTLTKLHPIPMGILVSAVMGIILTLPISSAALSISLGLSGLAAGAATVGCASHMIGFAISSYKENKTGGLISQGLGTSMLQIGNIIKNPLILIPPVISSVILGPIATTVFHMENNKIGGGMGTSGLVGQIATLKVMGNSAILPIILLHFILPGLISFLVSEWMRKKELIKFGDMKI from the coding sequence ATGAAAATAAAAAATTTATTTAAAAATTTTAATAATTATTTAATTAAAGTATTAAATGGAATGGCTTTAGGATTATTTGCTTCACTTATTATAGGATTAATAATAAAACAAATAGGTACTTATTTAAACTTAAAAAATATCATTTTTTATGGTCAAATAGCTCAATATATGATGGGACCAGCTATTGGGGCCGGAGTAGCTTATAGTGTAGGTGCGCCACCTCTTGGAATATTTGCTTCTATTATTACTGGTGCTATTGGAGCTGGTAGTATATCACATGTAAACGGTAGTTTAATCATAAAAATTGGTGAGCCAGTTGGAGCTCTTATAGCTTCTTTAGTCGGGGCTGAATTATCAAAATATGTAAATAACAAAACAAAATTAAACATTATCGTTATACCAATTACTACAATAATTTTAGGTGGTATAGCTGGTAGTTTTGTAGCTCCTTATATTGCTACATTTATGAAAGAATTAGGTCTTTTTATAAATACTCTTACAAAACTACATCCTATCCCAATGGGGATACTAGTTTCAGCTGTTATGGGGATTATCCTTACACTTCCTATTAGTAGTGCTGCTCTTTCAATATCTCTAGGATTATCTGGTCTTGCTGCTGGAGCTGCTACTGTAGGTTGTGCTTCACATATGATAGGATTTGCTATTAGTAGTTATAAAGAGAATAAAACTGGTGGATTAATATCTCAAGGACTTGGTACATCTATGCTACAAATAGGTAATATCATTAAAAATCCATTAATATTAATTCCTCCTGTAATTTCTTCAGTAATTCTTGGTCCTATTGCTACTACTGTATTTCATATGGAAAATAATAAAATTGGCGGCGGAATGGGAACTAGTGGATTAGTTGGACAAATTGCTACACTTAAAGTTATGGGAAATTCTGCTATTTTACCTATTATTTTACTTCATTTTATTTTACCAGGACTTATATCATTTTTAGTAAGTGAATGGATGAGAAAAAAAGAGTTAATTAAATTTGGAGATATGAAAATATAA